The sequence AGCAAGCCCTGGTTCGGCATCCAGTTCCACGCGGAGGTGGTCCACACCCCGATGGGCAAGCAGATGCTGCGCGCCTTCCTCTTCAACGAGTGCAAGGTGACGGGCTCGTGGACGATGAAGGGCTTCATCGACGAGGCGGTGGAGACCATCCGCCGGCAGGTGGGCGAGAAGGGCCGCGTCATCTGCGCGCTGTCCGGCGGCGTGGACAGCTCCGTGGCGGCGCTGCTGCTGCACAAGGCCATTGGCCCGCGCCTGCAGTGCATCTTCGTGGACAACGGCGTGCTCCGTCAGGGCGAGCGGGCCCAGGTGGAGGCGCTCTTCGTGGACCGCTTCCACGTGCCGCTGAAGACGGTGGATGCGAGGGCGCGCTTTCTGGACAAGCTCGCCGGCGTCACGGACCCGGAGAAGAAGCGGAAGATCATCGGCCGCGAGTTCATCGCCGTGTTCGAGGAGGCCTCGCGCGACATCCAGGACGCGGAGTTCCTGGCGCAGGGCACGCTGTACCCGGACGTCATCGAGTCCGTCTCGTACAAGGGCCCGTCCGTCACCATCAAGAGCCACCACAACGTGGGCGGCCTGCCGGAGACGATGAAGCTCAAGCTGGTGGAGCCGCTGCGCGAGCTGTTCAAGGACGAGGTCCGCGCGCTCGGCCGCGAGCTGGGGTTGCCGGACGAGATGGTGTCCCGCCAGCCGTTCCCCGGACCGGGCCTCGCCATCCGCGTGCTCGGCGAAGTCACCGAGGCGAAGCTGGACCTGGTGCGCCGCGCGGACGCCATCGTCCAGGAGGAGATTCGCGCCGCCGGCCTCTACAAGGAGATCTGGCAGGCCTTCGCCGTGCTGCTCCCCGTGCAGAGCGTGGGCGTCATGGGCGACGAGCGCACCTACGAGTCCACCTGCGTGCTCCGCGCCGTCACCAGCGTGGACGGCATGACGGCGGACTGGGCGCGCATCCCGTTCCCCATCCTGGAGCGCATCTCCACGCGCATCACCAACGAGGTGCGTGGCATCAACCGCGTCGTCTACGACATCTCCTCCAAGCCGCCCGCGACCATTGAGTGGGAGTGAGCGCCGGGCCCGGGCAGGGTAGGGCGTAGCGGTCCACGGCAGGGTGTTTCAAAGCAAAGAGGCTGCCCGGAAACGAACCCGGGCAGCCTCTTCGTGCTTCAGGGCCCGGCGAGCTTCACCGGGCCCCTATGCGGCGGGACGACTCACCCCGCCGGGTTGGCCTTCACGGGCGGCACCTTGGTGCTGCCGGGGCGCAGCTCCTCGAGGACGCGGGTGGCGCCGTAGATCTTCTGCAGCGCCTCGATGATGGCGTCGCTGTGGACGGCCACCGTGCGGTTCACGCTCTCGTCGAAGCCGTACTCGCCACCGAGCGACTGGATGTTGCCGTCGAACACGAGGCCGACAATCTCACCGTCCTTGTTGATCATCGGCGAGCCGGAGTTGCCGCCGATGATGTCGTTGGTGGTGACGAAGTTCATGCCCGTCTTGCCGTCGAGGATGTTCTGGGCCTTCAGCCAGGACTTCGGCAGGGCGAACGGGTCCTCGCCGGTGTGACGCTCGAAGGTGCCGGCCATCTGGGTGATGGGAGCCACCTGCTTGCCGTCCTCCATGTAGCCCTTCACCGAGCCGTAGGACACGCGCGGGCTGAAGGTGGCGTCCGGGTACTGGTTGGTGCCGTAGACCTCGAACTTCGCCTTGGCGATGAGCTCGCTGTTCTTGCGGACGACGGCTTCGATGTTCTCCTCGACGTTCTTGCGGACCGCGCGGGCATCCGGGTCCACGAGCTTCGCCAGCGCAATCATCGGGTCCTTGGAGGCGTCCACGGCGGCCTTGCCACCGTCGAACAGGGCCTGGCGGGCCTTCACGTCGATGA comes from Pyxidicoccus parkwaysis and encodes:
- the guaA gene encoding glutamine-hydrolyzing GMP synthase, which translates into the protein MDLHAEKILILDFGSQYTQLIARRVRELGVYCEIHRPDLPAEDIRRFAPRGIILSGGPASVEAPGSPRCDPFVFEAGVPVLGVCYGLQLMAKLLGGRIDRGAHREFGNAEVEVLARRGPFAEFNPGDRVQVWMSHGDRVDELPPGFEAIGRSGNSPFAATAHSSKPWFGIQFHAEVVHTPMGKQMLRAFLFNECKVTGSWTMKGFIDEAVETIRRQVGEKGRVICALSGGVDSSVAALLLHKAIGPRLQCIFVDNGVLRQGERAQVEALFVDRFHVPLKTVDARARFLDKLAGVTDPEKKRKIIGREFIAVFEEASRDIQDAEFLAQGTLYPDVIESVSYKGPSVTIKSHHNVGGLPETMKLKLVEPLRELFKDEVRALGRELGLPDEMVSRQPFPGPGLAIRVLGEVTEAKLDLVRRADAIVQEEIRAAGLYKEIWQAFAVLLPVQSVGVMGDERTYESTCVLRAVTSVDGMTADWARIPFPILERISTRITNEVRGINRVVYDISSKPPATIEWE